From Gimesia panareensis, the proteins below share one genomic window:
- a CDS encoding enoyl-ACP reductase FabI → MDFLKLAGKRILVFGVANRKSVAYQTGKVLEEAGAEVIYVVRSEARRESLAKLLKDAPIYVCDVEHQQAIDQLQADISQKYDVIHGLVHSIAFADYSAGWLPFHESPRAAFLQAVDISCFSLIALSNAFKELLDPEQGSVVTISISTTRMAAENYGYMAPVKAALDSSVCFLAKSFSNFSQVRFNAVCPGLLKTSASAGIPGYVDSYLFAEKATLRKSAVQTCEVADTVAFLISPRSSGITSQGIVIDAGMGTNYFDNEIISDQA, encoded by the coding sequence ATGGATTTTTTAAAGTTAGCGGGAAAACGGATTCTCGTATTTGGAGTCGCCAACCGCAAAAGCGTGGCTTATCAGACGGGAAAGGTCCTGGAAGAAGCGGGAGCCGAAGTCATCTATGTCGTGCGTTCGGAAGCCCGCAGGGAATCGCTGGCCAAGCTCCTGAAAGACGCACCGATTTATGTCTGCGATGTCGAACATCAGCAGGCAATTGACCAGCTGCAGGCCGACATCAGCCAGAAATACGATGTCATCCACGGCCTGGTACACTCCATCGCCTTTGCCGATTACTCAGCCGGCTGGCTCCCGTTCCACGAATCTCCCCGTGCGGCGTTTTTACAGGCAGTCGACATCTCCTGTTTCTCCCTGATCGCGCTCTCGAACGCCTTCAAAGAGTTGCTCGATCCGGAGCAGGGGAGTGTGGTCACCATTTCAATCTCTACGACACGCATGGCCGCGGAAAACTACGGGTACATGGCCCCGGTCAAAGCGGCCCTCGATTCGTCAGTCTGCTTTCTGGCCAAATCATTTTCCAACTTCTCGCAGGTCCGCTTCAATGCCGTCTGTCCCGGCCTGCTGAAAACGTCCGCCTCCGCAGGCATCCCGGGATATGTCGACAGCTACTTGTTCGCAGAAAAGGCCACGTTGAGAAAATCAGCCGTACAGACCTGCGAAGTCGCAGACACAGTGGCCTTCCTGATCAGTCCCCGCTCCTCGGGCATCACTTCTCAGGGAATCGTCATCGATGCCGGCATGGGAACCAACTATTTCGATAACGAAATCATCTCGGACCAGGCCTGA
- a CDS encoding EF-hand domain-containing protein — protein sequence MKMNRIVTAFALGMAVLSWSSATQAEEGKKGQRPNREEIIKKFDKDGDGKLNEEERAAARKAREEKGGQKGRPGFNREEFMKKFDKNGDGKLDQEERKAAQEARAKMGQRGPRMSREEMIKKFDKDGDGKLSEAERQEARKTLGAGRPGFNREAMLKKFDKNGDGKLDEAERQAARAEMMKNRGKRAGGKGKGKPRKKS from the coding sequence ATGAAAATGAATCGGATTGTAACTGCGTTTGCTTTAGGCATGGCTGTGCTTTCATGGAGTTCTGCAACGCAGGCTGAAGAGGGGAAAAAGGGACAGCGCCCCAACCGCGAAGAGATCATCAAAAAATTTGATAAGGACGGTGATGGCAAGTTGAATGAAGAAGAGCGTGCCGCTGCACGGAAAGCACGCGAAGAAAAGGGAGGTCAGAAAGGGCGTCCGGGCTTTAACCGGGAAGAGTTCATGAAGAAGTTTGACAAGAATGGCGACGGCAAACTGGATCAGGAAGAGCGCAAGGCTGCTCAGGAAGCCCGTGCTAAAATGGGGCAGCGTGGCCCGCGGATGAGCCGTGAAGAGATGATCAAAAAATTCGATAAGGACGGCGATGGGAAGCTGAGCGAAGCCGAACGTCAGGAAGCACGCAAGACTCTGGGCGCAGGTCGTCCCGGGTTCAACCGCGAAGCGATGCTCAAGAAGTTCGACAAAAACGGCGATGGCAAGCTTGATGAAGCCGAACGCCAGGCCGCACGGGCAGAGATGATGAAGAACCGTGGCAAACGGGCTGGTGGCAAAGGCAAAGGAAAGCCCCGGAAAAAATCATAA
- a CDS encoding glycosyltransferase family 9 protein codes for MSTPDLSAQLNQIEAQRICIIKPSALGDVVQTLPILPVLRERFPGARISWVIRDSFANLLEGHPCLDEIIPFQRRSSAGQWWQFLKSLNQKKFDLVIDLQGLLRTGIMTAATRAPWRIGIEAAREGSRFTCNLTVPDTGRYVPAWLKYWRVADAFGQGELERKTEIYLSPGDRNWALDKLHSPEYPLPTLAIHAGAQWITKRWPPESFAAVGAKAIRRFRCQIVLVGTSAERELTGHIEKLLHKFVPTGRVINLAGETSLKQLAAVLQQSDFVLTNDSGPMHLAAGLGTPVTGIFTCTSSLRSGPPGDLHELVSTNVSCGGSYNKRCPKRGPQNLCCMEELEISRVWQALHRLITREAAARTSKAA; via the coding sequence ATGAGCACACCCGACCTGTCAGCACAACTGAATCAGATTGAAGCGCAGCGAATCTGCATCATCAAACCCAGTGCGCTGGGTGATGTCGTGCAGACACTTCCCATTCTGCCGGTGCTCCGCGAACGCTTTCCGGGCGCCCGCATTTCCTGGGTCATCCGCGACAGCTTTGCCAATCTGCTGGAAGGGCATCCCTGCCTGGATGAAATCATTCCTTTCCAGCGCCGCAGCTCAGCTGGGCAATGGTGGCAGTTTCTCAAAAGCCTGAACCAGAAAAAGTTTGACCTGGTCATCGATCTGCAGGGACTGCTGCGTACCGGCATCATGACAGCCGCAACCCGCGCCCCGTGGCGGATCGGCATTGAAGCCGCCCGCGAAGGTTCCCGCTTCACCTGCAATCTGACCGTCCCCGACACCGGGCGCTATGTCCCCGCCTGGCTCAAGTACTGGCGTGTCGCAGATGCCTTCGGACAGGGAGAGCTGGAGCGCAAAACAGAAATCTATCTGTCTCCGGGAGACCGTAACTGGGCTCTGGATAAATTACATTCCCCCGAATACCCGCTGCCCACTCTGGCCATCCATGCGGGCGCGCAATGGATTACCAAACGCTGGCCGCCGGAAAGCTTCGCCGCCGTCGGCGCCAAAGCGATCCGCCGCTTCCGCTGCCAGATTGTTTTGGTTGGAACGTCAGCTGAAAGAGAACTGACCGGTCACATCGAAAAACTGTTACATAAGTTCGTTCCCACCGGCAGGGTGATCAACCTCGCCGGAGAGACTTCGCTGAAACAACTGGCCGCAGTTCTGCAACAGTCTGACTTTGTACTGACCAACGATTCCGGTCCGATGCACCTGGCTGCGGGACTGGGGACTCCGGTCACGGGGATCTTCACCTGCACCAGTTCTCTCCGTTCCGGTCCGCCGGGAGACCTGCACGAACTGGTCTCCACGAATGTCAGCTGCGGTGGCAGTTACAACAAGCGCTGCCCCAAACGGGGACCGCAGAATCTGTGTTGCATGGAAGAGCTGGAAATCAGTCGTGTCTGGCAGGCCCTGCATCGACTGATCACCCGCGAAGCAGCCGCGAGAACATCGAAAGCGGCCTGA
- a CDS encoding serine/threonine protein kinase has product MTDELNEQSEQVEILNQYLDYLQRQDEASCQSLRAINPELKPLMACLDSLERLAPQAESNSEAGELGPEDPTLYLAQEASRQTAPLPSREFGNYELLEELGRGGMGIVYKARQKDLNRVVALKTILSNQFASEDEVRRFYLEAQAAGRLQHANIVAIHEVGQHLGQHYFTMDYIEGGSLANPGFRPLSETEPADYFQIASLMRQVAEAVAYLHSKEIVHRDLKPSNILIDGAGQAYVTDFGLAKLYEDLPLGSGTDARTQTGMIVGTPGYMSPEQAAGQLDQISTRSDIFCLGIILYELLTGVSPFKHSSPLDSLVAVIEGEPALPHSHCREIPRGLELICLKCLEKDPALRYQSAQELAQDLERFITGEPLQAQPAGVVQKFQRWFRRKPALVSRLSAILLAIGIIQTVYSTQGVDLGYHIQIMSLFMLWGALVVFFQFGLDYFPNKKRVRYCWSAADVALLTGLLILADSPIGILLIGYPMLIVSAGLFFYVRLVLFTTVLSLLAFAILVLVRRELVELWQYPVIYGMVLAILGMITAYQIYRVRVLSRYYELRRPER; this is encoded by the coding sequence GTGACCGACGAGCTGAATGAACAATCTGAGCAGGTGGAAATCCTCAATCAGTATCTGGACTATCTGCAGCGCCAGGATGAGGCCAGCTGTCAGAGCCTGCGGGCCATCAATCCCGAATTAAAACCGCTGATGGCCTGCCTGGATTCCCTGGAACGTCTGGCACCTCAAGCGGAAAGTAATTCGGAAGCGGGAGAACTGGGGCCCGAGGACCCGACGCTCTATCTCGCACAGGAGGCATCGCGCCAGACGGCTCCCCTGCCCTCACGGGAATTTGGCAATTATGAACTGCTGGAAGAACTGGGCCGGGGCGGCATGGGCATCGTGTATAAGGCCCGCCAGAAAGATCTGAACCGGGTGGTCGCACTCAAGACGATCCTGAGTAATCAGTTTGCCTCTGAGGACGAGGTCCGCCGGTTTTATCTGGAAGCCCAGGCAGCCGGTCGCCTGCAGCATGCGAATATTGTTGCCATCCATGAGGTGGGACAGCATCTGGGGCAGCATTATTTTACCATGGATTACATTGAAGGCGGTTCCCTGGCAAATCCGGGTTTCCGCCCGTTGTCGGAGACGGAGCCAGCCGATTATTTTCAGATCGCATCACTCATGAGGCAGGTCGCGGAGGCGGTCGCGTATCTGCATTCCAAAGAAATTGTGCATCGCGACCTGAAACCGTCGAACATTCTGATCGATGGTGCCGGTCAGGCGTATGTAACCGATTTTGGCCTGGCGAAACTCTACGAGGATCTTCCACTGGGCTCAGGCACGGATGCCCGCACGCAGACCGGCATGATTGTGGGGACCCCGGGTTACATGTCGCCTGAGCAGGCAGCCGGTCAACTGGATCAGATTTCCACCAGGAGTGACATTTTCTGCCTGGGGATCATTCTGTATGAACTGCTGACCGGAGTCTCCCCTTTTAAACACAGCAGCCCGCTCGATTCGCTGGTCGCGGTGATTGAAGGCGAACCCGCGTTACCTCATTCGCACTGCAGGGAGATTCCGCGCGGACTGGAACTGATCTGTCTGAAATGTCTGGAAAAAGATCCCGCTCTGCGCTATCAGTCGGCACAGGAGCTGGCCCAGGATCTGGAACGATTCATCACGGGAGAGCCGCTGCAGGCGCAGCCGGCAGGAGTGGTGCAGAAGTTTCAACGCTGGTTTCGCCGCAAACCGGCGCTGGTCTCGCGCCTGTCGGCGATTCTGCTGGCGATTGGCATTATTCAGACCGTCTATTCCACGCAAGGCGTCGATCTGGGGTATCACATCCAGATCATGTCGCTGTTTATGCTGTGGGGAGCGCTGGTGGTGTTCTTTCAGTTCGGGCTGGATTACTTTCCGAACAAGAAGCGGGTCCGCTACTGCTGGTCGGCGGCGGATGTTGCACTGCTGACGGGACTGTTGATCCTGGCTGATTCCCCGATCGGGATTCTGTTGATCGGTTATCCGATGCTGATCGTCTCAGCCGGCCTGTTTTTTTATGTACGGCTGGTGTTGTTTACCACGGTACTCTCACTGCTTGCCTTTGCGATCCTGGTTCTGGTCAGGCGGGAACTGGTGGAGTTGTGGCAGTATCCCGTGATTTACGGGATGGTCCTGGCGATATTGGGAATGATCACTGCGTACCAGATTTACCGGGTGCGTGTGCTGAGTCGCTATTACGAACTGCGGCGCCCGGAGCGTTGA
- a CDS encoding sigma-70 family RNA polymerase sigma factor: MPQSQFEELIQRTRDGDRTAENELLEKCRAYISLIARAQIEGWMRTKFDASDLVQQTLLEAHKGLSRFEGETEAEWLGWLRGILNHNTLDFARRYQGAAKRDVKREFSIDRAGQQTETSGQQKWELPDQAETPSRILLNREQEIQVAEAVSRLPPDYQEVIMLRNLQRLSFKEVAERMQRSPGAVQMLWMRALNQLQELLEQV; the protein is encoded by the coding sequence AAATGAACTGCTGGAAAAATGCCGCGCCTATATTTCGCTGATCGCCCGCGCCCAGATTGAAGGCTGGATGCGCACCAAATTTGATGCTTCCGATCTGGTGCAGCAGACCCTGCTTGAAGCGCACAAGGGGCTCTCCCGCTTTGAAGGCGAAACGGAGGCGGAATGGCTGGGCTGGCTGCGGGGCATTCTGAATCATAATACGCTGGACTTTGCCCGCCGGTACCAGGGAGCCGCCAAGCGCGATGTGAAGCGGGAGTTTTCCATTGATCGGGCCGGCCAGCAGACAGAAACGTCCGGTCAGCAGAAATGGGAACTGCCCGACCAGGCGGAGACCCCGAGCCGGATCCTGTTGAACCGGGAGCAGGAAATTCAGGTCGCCGAAGCAGTCAGTCGGCTGCCCCCCGATTACCAGGAAGTGATCATGTTACGCAACCTGCAGAGACTTTCATTCAAAGAAGTGGCTGAGCGGATGCAGCGGAGCCCCGGTGCCGTACAGATGCTCTGGATGCGGGCGCTCAATCAACTGCAGGAACTGCTGGAGCAGGTGTGA